The nucleotide sequence GAGCGCGCCGCCACGTAACGTTGCACCATGTTCTGATCGCCGCTGTAGATACCCACCCACGTGACCACCCCCAGGAGCGCCACGGTCCAAAACGTGCGCTCATTCAAATTCCATTCAAAACTGCCCAGACTGAATTTGCCGTGGCCGGCTCCGATTTCAATCACTTGCCCCAAACCGCCCGGCAGATCGATCTCCGCGCAGATCAAACACACGACGCCACCGATCATCAAGATGACGGCCTGCACCACATCGGTCCAAATGACCGCTTCGATCCCACCGGCAATGGTGTAGAGCGCGATGAACACCCCCGCCGCCAGCACGACCAATTCGAACGGCCACCCGGTCAAGAGCTGCAACGGGATGGAAACCAGAAACAGAATCTGCGCCATGCGGATGAGTTGCAGAATCACAAAGCTCACCGTGCCGTAGATCCGCGGTCCGGTGCCGTATCGATTACCCAAATACTCGAAAGCCGAGGTCAGTTTACCCCGCCGGAAAAACGGGATGAACACCACAATGGCCAGCACCGCGACAAACGGCAGCACCAGATTCACGCTCAGCTGCCGCCAATCCAGTGTGAACGCCGCCGCCGGCAGCGCCAGGAACGTCGCGGAGCTGATGACGGTGCCGAGCATCGACAGTCCGATCATCCAGCCCGGGAACGACCGGTTGCCGACAAAGTATTCCTCGGTGGTTTCGGTGCGCCGCGCGAAATAGAAGCCGATCGCGACCATGGCCGCGACATAGACTCCGATTACGGCGCCATCGAGAAATCGAATATGCAGATCCATGAAGCAGGAATTCGGGGCAAACGTGGAGGGCGGTCAGCGACGCAGGCGTTCGATCTCGTCGAGCGGAATCTTGATGACTTCGATCGCCGTCTTGTGGCGGGAATACGCCACGAAGACCGCCCCGTCGTGCTCCATGGCGTGGGGATACTGCACGCTGCCCGAGGTGTGTTCCGCATCAAACACGCCGCCCTCGGGCGACACCGGAATGGGCAGCTGCGCCATCGCCGTGAAAGTCACCCCGTCATCGGAGACCGAAAGACACAATGGATTGCGGCCCGCCGGGTTCGCGTTGGAGATCAGCACGTAGTATCCTCGCGAAGTGCGCAGGCAGAAGAACTTCGAGGTGGCATCGGGGAAATTGGTCTTGGCGGGTGCGCTCCAGGAGCGACCGTTGTCCTCCGAAAACGCCCGATAGAAGCGCCCGGAGCGGGAGTTGTCGCGAAACACGCCGGCGAGGCGCCCATCGGGCAGCGTCCACCAGTTGGGCTCTTCCGGACGGAAGCCGTCGGCGGGTGCTTCCGTGACAATTGGTGACTTTTCCCAGACATCGATTGCCTCGACTCCGCCGGTCAGCATGAAGACATCGCGACGGTAGTCCGGCCCCCGGCAAATGATGCCCCAGCGTCCATCGGGCAACTTCGCCGGCGGGAAATTATTGATGGCCTGATCAGCGATCGCGCCCAACGGCTCCCAGCGCTCTCCGGCCGGATTCCATTCAAAGGCATGCAGCGCCAGACTGGGGCCGAAGAAACGCACCCGCCCTTCCTGGTAAGCTTCGTCGAGACTGCCCAACGCGATCAATTTGCCGTCCCGCACCCACAACCCGCGAGCGATGTAACGCAAGCCATCACGCGTCGGCGGGCCCGCCACGATGCCGGCATCGCTCCAGTGCAATCCGTCGGGGCTGGTCGCGTAGCGCAGATGTTGCGTGGGGTGGTCCTCCACGATGCGGCCGTGACTCCACAGCGCCCAGTATTGGCCATCATGATACGCGAGGTAGGAATGCAGGCGATAAACCCACTCTCGCGGATCGTGCAGGTCGGCCAGATCAAAGACCACGGCTTTGCTGACAAAGGGTTGCTTGGTGAGGGAACCGGCGGTCACCAGCGCATGCTCACCCTGCAGCACCGGCAGCGCGGCGTAATCGATCAAGGTCGGGTCCTCGCCCGTGGTCGAAAGGTTCAGCATCGGGGTCTCGGCGGCCGAGACCGCGGCCGTCCACACGGCGAGCGCAGCGAAAAGCTTCCACCGGCGAACGCGGTGTGAACAAGGGGAACAAATGGAGCGAGGGGTCATGATGAGGAGAAGAATGGGGTTAGCGTGAAAAGGGTGACGTGGGCCGGGCGGCGGTCCAACCGGCGTGCAATTGCCGCGCGAGCGCGGTGGTTAAATCGGGTTCGAGGTCTGCCAGGTTGCGGCGTTCCCACGGATCCGCCGGCACGTCGTAGAGTTCCCGGTCGATGACGGTGCCGTCGTTCGATCGCGTCCACTCGACGTAGCGATATCGCTCGGTGCGAATGGCTTGCCCGACCGCGCCCGCCCGCACGTAGCGGCCAAACACCGCCGACTTCCAAGCGCGATCCGGGTGATCCAGCAGCGGCGCAAAACTAGTGCCTTCCAACGCGGTTTCCCGCGGCAGTCCCGCCAGCTCGGCCAGCGTAGGATACAGGTCCACGAGCTCCACCAGCGCCCGGGTGCGGGTGCCCGGACGGGTCAGTCCCGGGGCCACGATCATCAGGGGCACGCGGGCATCGAGTTCGGTATTGGTCTTTTTCCCCCACTGGCCGTTTTCACCGAGGTGATAACCATGATCCGCCCAAAGCACGATGATCGTATGGTCGGCCAATCCCAGCTCTGTAACCGCGTCCACAATACGGCCGATTTGGGCGTCCACGTAACTCGCCGCCGCGTAATAACCGTGTCGCAACTGGCGGGTCTTTTCGGCGTCGATGTCCGACCGGGTGCGAATGTCGGTGTAGCCGCGCATCTCTCCGGAATCCGGACGCCATTCGTAACGCCACGGACGCGCCACCAAGGCGGCGGCGGCCCACGGTTGCGCCACTTCCGGCGAAAGCCCGAATTTTTCCCGCTCGTGGAGGTTCCAATACCGGGTGGGCGCGCTCCACGGCAGATGCGGCCGCTTCGTGCCCACGGCCAGAAAGAAGGGTTGGTCGCGCAATCGGGTCAGTGCTTCGATGGCGGCATCGGCCGCCTGCCCGTCCACGTAGGCTTTGTCGGGCGCTTCGACGGATTCCGTGGCTTCGCCCTTGCGCATCGGCTGGATGAAACCGCCGATGCGATTGCCCGGCAGCAGGTATTCGTCGCGCTTGACGATGTCGGCCAGACGTTCCGGCACGGACCACGACACCGGATCGAGAATCGGCGGGTAGACGTGGTTCACTTTGCCAATGGATTCGGTGTGGTAGCCGTGCTGTTTGAAGAGTTGCGGCAACGTCACCACATCGGGCAACTCCTCGCGATAGTGCGCACCGCCCTCGCCGCCACTGATGCGCGGAAATGCTGCCGGACGACGACCGGTGATGACCGAGGCGCGCGACGGCGCACACAATGCTTGCTGGCAATAGGCGCGCTCAAACAACAACCCGCGGGCCGCCAACCGATCGAGGTTGGGCGTAACCGCCCGCGCATCGCCGTAAGCTCCGATGGCCGGTCGCAAATCGTCGACAACGAGAAACAGCACGTTGGGTCGGGCCGCCCGGGTCAGACCCGCGAACAGGACCAGTCCGATGATGCCGGCGCAGTATCCGAGTCGCACACGCATCACCGGGAACTCGCCTCCTTGGTTCGCTCGGACAACGTATGCACCTGATAAGGCGGTTGGGATGCGGGGAGATCGGCCACCCGAATGCGCAGCACTTCCACGGTTTGCTTGGCACCGGCAAAAGCGACGAACAGGAAACCGTCGTGCTCCATCACGTGGGGATAGTCGATGTGTCGACCGCCCACGAGGTAGAGCAACCGGTCGAACACCAGGCCATCCTCACTGATCGCCAGTGTCATCGGGTCACGGCGATCGGGGTGCGAGTTATTGACCAGGATGAAGCGGCCGTCCGGCAACTGCACCCCGTTGAACTTCGATTTGGCGTCGGGAAAATTGGTGCGAACCGGCCGCGTCCAGGTGCGCCCTTCGTCGGTCGAGAAGGCCCGAAACAGATAACCGGAGTCGAGGTTGTCCCGGAACAGCGCCACCAGATTGCCGTCGGCCAACTGCCAC is from Synoicihabitans lomoniglobus and encodes:
- a CDS encoding sodium:solute symporter, with translation MDLHIRFLDGAVIGVYVAAMVAIGFYFARRTETTEEYFVGNRSFPGWMIGLSMLGTVISSATFLALPAAAFTLDWRQLSVNLVLPFVAVLAIVVFIPFFRRGKLTSAFEYLGNRYGTGPRIYGTVSFVILQLIRMAQILFLVSIPLQLLTGWPFELVVLAAGVFIALYTIAGGIEAVIWTDVVQAVILMIGGVVCLICAEIDLPGGLGQVIEIGAGHGKFSLGSFEWNLNERTFWTVALLGVVTWVGIYSGDQNMVQRYVAARSLSSARKATALFSLIALPLWTLFFFVGTTLFVYYLEFPDPAVATLAADEVLPYFVLTRIPAGLAGLVVAAVLAATMSSLDSGINSISTVVTVDLMKPFLAKGRSDRYYLRMARWIAGTVTLLTVLGAIGFSHIEKESMNDVSLIVTSVFGGCLMGLFLLGFFSRRVDGTSALIAMALAIGFNIYLGLGLAGVLPANLTLPVHSYWSGALVNGLFIVLAYAVSRIRNAPTRDLTGLTVWTMGTRKRDGNGDDL
- a CDS encoding exo-alpha-sialidase; this encodes MTPRSICSPCSHRVRRWKLFAALAVWTAAVSAAETPMLNLSTTGEDPTLIDYAALPVLQGEHALVTAGSLTKQPFVSKAVVFDLADLHDPREWVYRLHSYLAYHDGQYWALWSHGRIVEDHPTQHLRYATSPDGLHWSDAGIVAGPPTRDGLRYIARGLWVRDGKLIALGSLDEAYQEGRVRFFGPSLALHAFEWNPAGERWEPLGAIADQAINNFPPAKLPDGRWGIICRGPDYRRDVFMLTGGVEAIDVWEKSPIVTEAPADGFRPEEPNWWTLPDGRLAGVFRDNSRSGRFYRAFSEDNGRSWSAPAKTNFPDATSKFFCLRTSRGYYVLISNANPAGRNPLCLSVSDDGVTFTAMAQLPIPVSPEGGVFDAEHTSGSVQYPHAMEHDGAVFVAYSRHKTAIEVIKIPLDEIERLRR
- a CDS encoding sulfatase; translated protein: MRVRLGYCAGIIGLVLFAGLTRAARPNVLFLVVDDLRPAIGAYGDARAVTPNLDRLAARGLLFERAYCQQALCAPSRASVITGRRPAAFPRISGGEGGAHYREELPDVVTLPQLFKQHGYHTESIGKVNHVYPPILDPVSWSVPERLADIVKRDEYLLPGNRIGGFIQPMRKGEATESVEAPDKAYVDGQAADAAIEALTRLRDQPFFLAVGTKRPHLPWSAPTRYWNLHEREKFGLSPEVAQPWAAAALVARPWRYEWRPDSGEMRGYTDIRTRSDIDAEKTRQLRHGYYAAASYVDAQIGRIVDAVTELGLADHTIIVLWADHGYHLGENGQWGKKTNTELDARVPLMIVAPGLTRPGTRTRALVELVDLYPTLAELAGLPRETALEGTSFAPLLDHPDRAWKSAVFGRYVRAGAVGQAIRTERYRYVEWTRSNDGTVIDRELYDVPADPWERRNLADLEPDLTTALARQLHAGWTAARPTSPFSR